One region of Bacillus pumilus genomic DNA includes:
- the trpE gene encoding anthranilate synthase component I, whose protein sequence is MNSQSNLTQFLRDSESHKTIPIVETITVDTLSPIQIVEKLKADIVYLLESKDESSSWSRYSFIGLHPFLTLHDDQNEYIARDAAGQEVMKKQELKDLLDWMKEQYQIKTPDVDIPFTGGAVGYLSYDLIPSIEPSVRPHLSAPTTDNCTLFVCQTMIAFDHETNHVHFIQYTQLTGNETEDEKIRAYKENQKRLEQMIHKLHTKIDMKELILSGNMNESPSFEHVTSTYEKTQFLKDVEKIKEYIRAGDIFQGVLSQRFDIPVSVSSFELYRVLRIVNPSPYMYFMKLKDRDLVGSSPERLIHAKNRHLEIHPIAGTRKRGATKEEDAALARELLEDEKEKAEHYMLVDLARNDVGRVAEYGSVSVPTFTKVVNFSHVMHIISIVTGKLKQDTHPVDALMSAFPAGTLTGAPKIRAMQLLNEMEPEPRETYGGCIAYIGFDGNIDSCITIRTMSVKNQIASIQAGAGIVADSVPENEWEETCNKAGALLRAIQLAEHIFSEKESVQDESATISSC, encoded by the coding sequence ATGAATTCCCAATCAAATTTGACCCAATTTTTAAGGGACAGCGAGTCCCACAAAACGATTCCAATTGTTGAAACCATTACAGTTGATACGCTCTCACCGATTCAAATTGTCGAAAAACTCAAGGCAGATATTGTGTATCTACTAGAAAGCAAAGATGAGTCTTCTAGCTGGTCGAGATATTCCTTCATCGGATTACATCCTTTTTTAACCTTACACGATGATCAAAACGAATATATTGCACGTGACGCTGCTGGGCAGGAGGTCATGAAAAAACAAGAACTGAAAGACTTATTAGACTGGATGAAAGAGCAATATCAAATCAAGACACCAGACGTTGACATCCCGTTTACAGGCGGGGCAGTTGGGTACTTAAGTTACGATCTTATTCCAAGCATTGAACCATCTGTCAGGCCGCATCTAAGCGCACCAACGACAGACAATTGTACTCTATTTGTCTGCCAAACGATGATTGCCTTTGATCATGAAACGAATCATGTTCATTTTATCCAATACACCCAGCTAACCGGAAATGAAACAGAAGACGAAAAAATACGAGCTTACAAAGAAAATCAAAAGCGGCTTGAACAGATGATTCACAAGCTCCACACAAAGATTGATATGAAAGAACTGATTTTATCAGGGAATATGAACGAATCACCGTCCTTTGAACATGTGACATCAACCTATGAAAAAACACAATTTCTAAAGGACGTAGAAAAAATCAAAGAATACATTCGAGCGGGTGATATTTTTCAAGGCGTACTCTCACAGCGCTTTGATATCCCAGTGTCAGTGAGTTCATTTGAATTATACCGTGTGCTTCGCATTGTGAATCCATCTCCATACATGTATTTTATGAAATTAAAAGACCGTGATTTAGTCGGAAGCTCACCAGAACGATTAATTCATGCCAAAAATAGGCACCTAGAAATTCATCCTATTGCAGGCACTAGAAAAAGAGGAGCAACAAAAGAAGAGGATGCCGCACTGGCAAGAGAGCTGCTAGAAGATGAGAAAGAAAAAGCAGAACATTACATGTTAGTAGATCTAGCCAGAAATGATGTCGGCCGCGTAGCAGAATACGGCAGCGTGTCCGTACCGACCTTTACAAAAGTTGTGAACTTTTCACATGTCATGCACATCATCTCCATTGTGACAGGGAAGCTAAAGCAGGATACACACCCAGTTGATGCACTCATGTCCGCATTTCCAGCAGGCACATTAACAGGGGCACCGAAAATAAGAGCGATGCAATTATTAAATGAAATGGAGCCTGAGCCAAGGGAAACGTATGGCGGCTGTATTGCCTATATTGGGTTCGACGGCAATATCGACTCTTGTATTACCATTCGTACCATGAGCGTCAAAAATCAGATCGCTTCCATACAAGCAGGCGCTGGCATTGTCGCAGATTCTGTGCCAGAAAATGAATGGGAAGAGACATGTAACAAGGCAGGAGCGCTTCTGAGGGCCATTCAGCTTGCTGAACATATTTTTTCAGAAAAGGAGAGTGTGCAGGATGAATCAGCGACTATCAGCTCTTGTTAA
- the aroH gene encoding chorismate mutase encodes MMFRGIRGATTVKEDTETEVINKTKQLLEAIISRNQVDPERVVQILISATQDIHSVFPAKALRQFEGWTYVPVTCMQELDIQGGLKHCIRVLMTVQTDTKQEDVQHVYLEEAVTLRPDLQLTKNKEL; translated from the coding sequence ATGATGTTTCGCGGGATACGTGGGGCTACAACAGTGAAAGAAGATACAGAAACAGAAGTAATAAATAAAACGAAACAGCTGCTAGAAGCGATTATTTCAAGAAATCAAGTAGATCCAGAACGTGTCGTGCAGATCTTAATTTCAGCTACACAAGATATTCACTCCGTTTTTCCGGCAAAAGCCCTTCGTCAGTTTGAAGGGTGGACGTATGTGCCTGTTACTTGTATGCAGGAGCTGGACATTCAAGGCGGTCTAAAGCATTGTATTCGTGTGTTAATGACGGTCCAAACAGACACAAAGCAGGAAGATGTGCAGCATGTGTACTTGGAAGAAGCTGTGACGCTTCGCCCTGATTTACAGTTGACAAAAAACAAGGAATTATAA